In Symmachiella dynata, the following are encoded in one genomic region:
- a CDS encoding serine acetyltransferase produces MISATTHDWNRETVRRFWDPSRKLLYHLRRYQAQTRGTLRGKLLRKWHALFHQVWSVICGADIPLNSQIGGGLLMPHPNGIVIHPDAVIGANCLFFQQVTIGIGGKRKGCPRIGGHVDIGAGAKVLGGVVIGDHAKIGANAVVLCDVPEHATAVGIPARILACEVEEQRVDERFG; encoded by the coding sequence GTGATTTCGGCAACCACACATGACTGGAATCGTGAAACGGTCCGGCGATTTTGGGACCCGTCACGAAAACTGCTCTACCATTTGCGTCGTTACCAAGCGCAAACGCGGGGGACGCTGCGCGGCAAATTGCTGCGTAAATGGCATGCACTGTTCCACCAAGTTTGGTCGGTGATTTGTGGCGCCGATATTCCACTGAACAGCCAAATCGGAGGGGGACTGCTCATGCCGCACCCCAACGGAATTGTGATCCATCCCGATGCGGTCATTGGAGCGAATTGCCTGTTCTTTCAACAGGTCACTATTGGAATCGGAGGCAAACGTAAAGGTTGCCCCCGGATTGGCGGTCATGTCGACATCGGGGCTGGTGCCAAGGTACTGGGAGGTGTCGTCATCGGGGACCATGCAAAAATCGGCGCGAATGCCGTGGTGCTGTGCGATGTGCCTGAACACGCTACCGCAGTCGGTATTCCTGCTCGAATTCTCGCTTGTGAAGTCGAGGAACAACGCGTCGACGAAAGGTTCGGCTAA
- a CDS encoding 2OG-Fe(II) oxygenase, whose protein sequence is MSVLQTPMIREIDFESAATQFRAAAPFPHICFDNFLLPEAAATIESDFPSFEEAKRLGKGFSAVNERGKYQVTDSELFPAAIKQLHEELQSPEFVENLRTLSGFKDLVGDPELVGGGMHQTGPRGHLDVHIDFNYIKHRQLHRRLNILVFFNRDWRDEWGGKTELWDENVKNLAHSFAPIYNRCVIFETSEISWHGVSAVTCPPSTSRKSFAGYYYTPCTAEEIDNSGHGTIFQARPTEHSKRYVSMPVQSMRRWLRRKISVGLRGIRQK, encoded by the coding sequence ATGTCAGTACTACAAACACCAATGATTCGCGAAATTGATTTTGAGAGCGCCGCTACCCAATTCCGCGCGGCCGCGCCGTTCCCTCATATTTGCTTCGACAATTTTCTCCTGCCCGAGGCGGCAGCGACGATTGAAAGCGATTTCCCCTCCTTTGAAGAAGCCAAACGGCTCGGCAAAGGCTTCAGCGCTGTCAACGAGCGCGGGAAATACCAAGTCACAGACTCCGAGCTGTTTCCCGCAGCGATCAAACAACTGCATGAGGAATTGCAGTCACCGGAATTTGTGGAGAACTTAAGAACGCTTTCAGGATTCAAGGACCTCGTCGGCGATCCGGAACTGGTGGGAGGCGGAATGCATCAAACCGGTCCGCGGGGGCACCTGGATGTCCACATTGATTTCAACTACATCAAACATCGCCAATTACATCGCCGGCTCAACATTTTGGTGTTCTTCAATCGTGATTGGCGCGACGAATGGGGCGGCAAGACCGAGCTCTGGGACGAGAACGTCAAGAACCTAGCGCACAGCTTTGCCCCGATTTACAATCGCTGTGTGATATTTGAAACCAGCGAAATCAGTTGGCATGGGGTGAGCGCCGTGACCTGTCCTCCGTCGACAAGTCGTAAGTCGTTTGCCGGCTATTACTACACCCCCTGCACTGCTGAAGAAATCGACAACAGCGGGCACGGCACGATCTTTCAGGCACGGCCAACGGAACATTCCAAACGCTATGTTTCGATGCCCGTCCAATCGATGCGGCGCTGGCTTCGTCGCAAAATCAGTGTTGGCTTACGAGGGATCAGGCAAAAGTGA